In one Carassius carassius chromosome 12, fCarCar2.1, whole genome shotgun sequence genomic region, the following are encoded:
- the LOC132154247 gene encoding neurturin-like isoform X2: MRERTVGIWWWPRNWIRAMPAMPSVTNSPCRSKHWQVLVWVVMSLLSLVAGSRSRFQAEYEAAVGFAGMVELPLEAFPDTEEELEEDSDSPWHGLFEPSVLFEDDQQPARWERSPRSPDTSDIQTKGARKKKKKKEKEEKKKKEKSSRGHHSSRDCHLEKREMRVRDLGMGFDSDEIVLFKFCVGSCQRSRGNYDLALRALLANGSLPKRTARKVSAHPCCRPVSYEPVSFMDATTTWRTIKSLSAADCECVG, encoded by the exons ATGAGGGAACGCACG GTGGGAATTTGGTGGTGGCCGAGGAATTGGATCAGAGCAATGCCTGCCATGCCATCAGTCACCAATTCACCATGTCGCAGTAAACATTGGCAG GTGCTTGTATGGGTTGTGATGTCTCTGCTGTCCCTAGTGGCAGGAAGCAGGTCACGTTTTCAAGCAGAATACGAAGCTGCGGTAGGATTTGCTGGAATGGTGGAGCTGCCATTAGAGGCTTTTCCAGATACTGAGGAAGAGCTTGAGGAGGACAGTGACTCCCCATGGCATGGCTTGTTTG AGCCATCTGTGCTTTTCGAGGACGACCAACAACCAGCGAGATGGGAACGTTCCCCCCGCTCACCAGACACTTCTGACATACAGACCAAAGGTGCAcgcaagaaaaagaagaaaaaagagaaggaggaaaagaaaaagaaagagaagagcAGCAGGGGACACCACAGCAGTCGGGACTGCCACTTAGAGAAACGTGAGATGCGTGTACGGGACCTGGGCATGGGTTTCGACTCAGACGAAATTGTCCTTTTCAAGTTCTGCGTCGGCTCCTGCCAGAGGTCTCGTGGGAACTATGACTTGGCTCTGCGTGCTCTGCTCGCCAATGGTAGTCTGCCCAAGCGCACCGCCAGGAAGGTAAGCGCACACCCTTGCTGCCGTCCCGTGAGCTATGAACCGGTCTCTTTCATGGACGCTACCACAACCTGGAGAACCATCAAGTCCCTCTCTGCAGCAGACTGTGAGTGCGTGGGATGA
- the LOC132154247 gene encoding glial cell line-derived neurotrophic factor-like isoform X1, translated as MLCAFACCSLEFTLPDLICTCTTLGCFIIKPFVVISMQVGIWWWPRNWIRAMPAMPSVTNSPCRSKHWQVLVWVVMSLLSLVAGSRSRFQAEYEAAVGFAGMVELPLEAFPDTEEELEEDSDSPWHGLFEPSVLFEDDQQPARWERSPRSPDTSDIQTKGARKKKKKKEKEEKKKKEKSSRGHHSSRDCHLEKREMRVRDLGMGFDSDEIVLFKFCVGSCQRSRGNYDLALRALLANGSLPKRTARKVSAHPCCRPVSYEPVSFMDATTTWRTIKSLSAADCECVG; from the exons atgttatgtgCATTCGCATGTTGCTCTCTCGAGTTTACATTACCTGACTTGATATGTACATGTACAACTCTAGGTTGCTTTATAATCAAGCCATTCGTTGTTATTTCCATGCAGGTGGGAATTTGGTGGTGGCCGAGGAATTGGATCAGAGCAATGCCTGCCATGCCATCAGTCACCAATTCACCATGTCGCAGTAAACATTGGCAG GTGCTTGTATGGGTTGTGATGTCTCTGCTGTCCCTAGTGGCAGGAAGCAGGTCACGTTTTCAAGCAGAATACGAAGCTGCGGTAGGATTTGCTGGAATGGTGGAGCTGCCATTAGAGGCTTTTCCAGATACTGAGGAAGAGCTTGAGGAGGACAGTGACTCCCCATGGCATGGCTTGTTTG AGCCATCTGTGCTTTTCGAGGACGACCAACAACCAGCGAGATGGGAACGTTCCCCCCGCTCACCAGACACTTCTGACATACAGACCAAAGGTGCAcgcaagaaaaagaagaaaaaagagaaggaggaaaagaaaaagaaagagaagagcAGCAGGGGACACCACAGCAGTCGGGACTGCCACTTAGAGAAACGTGAGATGCGTGTACGGGACCTGGGCATGGGTTTCGACTCAGACGAAATTGTCCTTTTCAAGTTCTGCGTCGGCTCCTGCCAGAGGTCTCGTGGGAACTATGACTTGGCTCTGCGTGCTCTGCTCGCCAATGGTAGTCTGCCCAAGCGCACCGCCAGGAAGGTAAGCGCACACCCTTGCTGCCGTCCCGTGAGCTATGAACCGGTCTCTTTCATGGACGCTACCACAACCTGGAGAACCATCAAGTCCCTCTCTGCAGCAGACTGTGAGTGCGTGGGATGA